From the genome of Pelosinus fermentans DSM 17108:
AACTATATGCTTCTTCTATTCTTAAATGCAAATAAAAATCCTGTACCGCTTAAATAAATCACCAGTCTTCTTGATATTTCACTCTCTTACTCCGAGGAAGGGATTTATATACTAATTCATAAGAATGATCGATTAAGCCTCTTATTTCACGTTCTGGAATACTACCATCAAGCAGTAACGTGTTCCAATGGCGCTTATTCAAATGGTATCCAGGTATGATGCTTGGATATTGTTGTCTTAATACTTCAGAATAGTAAGGATCACATTTCAACGAAAGATTATCCTGACCAGTTCTGCGTGACAATAGTGCAAATATCTTGGATGCTATCTTCATAACAATGATATCGGGACCAAAAGGGTAATCCTCAATTGATCCAGGCTTCGTTAGGCAGTATAAAAATAGATCTTTCGAATTCATAGTAAGTTTCTTTTCTTCCATGCTATACAACTCCTGTCAAAGACCAAGATCATAAATCCTGTTGGCATTGTCAAAAAACACTTTGTCATGATGCTTTGCGGGAATAATATGTTCAACAAACTCAATATAATTGGAGATGTTAGCCAAGGGCCAATCTGTTCCATACAACAGGCGCTCATAGTTATCCAGGTATTCCAGCCATACTTTTATGAAGTTAATATAGCCTTTCTTTCTTTCAAAAAAATCCGGCATACTATCAATCCGGCCTTCCAAAATTCCCGAAAGGTCGGCAGCTACATTTTCATTTTTCTCAATAACTGCAATAGCGTCTACTAACCATGGATTACCAATATGACACATAACAAACTGAACCTGGGGATAGCGCACCGCTACCTCATCCAAGGTCAAAGGATGACTGTATTTCAACAGGCCATTGCTGGAAGCTGTCAAACCAGTATGGATAGCCACTGGTTTTTTATATTGCATTGCCAGCTGGTAAAACGGGTCAACCACCGAATCGTAAACATAAAAATGATTGTAGCCCGGATATAACTTAATACCGACACAATTTTTTCTTTGCAAATGTTTCTCTACTAAGTAAGCCTGCTGCACCACCTCATCCACGTTAAAGCAGGTGCTATCCAGCCCGATGCAATAGCTAAGATAGTCAGGATACTCGTGTTCGCCCAGCTCCAGACCCCGGTTTCCCATGACCACACCATGAACGATGTTATGCGCAGCATATTGATCTTTCAGATGCGCACCAGTATTTTTATGACCCGCCAATTCTGCAATCTGGTCAAAGTAAGGCTCCCGGCAAAAATGGATGTGGGCATCAATAATCTTCATTGGGCATTAGTCCTTCCTCAAATGTTTTCTTATGCACATATTCCCAGCCTATATTATCCTGCAGTCTATCTTTTAAAGAGTAACCCATATATATTCTTATCATACCATCGTATGCTGCTAATGAGAAGTAGTATCATATAGGTTTTTTTACAGGTACATTGTTTTTTCCTGCCCTTGTCTTATCCTGCACTTATATACTGGAGGCAATATCCTAACCGATCTGCCGCCTGCACAAAGCTGCCCAGTTTTGCGATGAGCGCAAACGTTTTGAGTTGACGAAGTTCCATAAGCCACCTTCTTTAATTCAGTAATATCGAATCTTAGATTCTAAACATTCAATTTTATATTTACTTGCGTCTATGATACGATAAAACATAAGAAAATACAATTAAGGCGGTGATCTTATTGAAAACCAAAAAAATATTACTCTTACTATCCAACGGTTTTGAAGCTTATGAAGCCAGTGTTTTTACCGATGTGATGGGCTGGAATAAGCTAGAAGGAGATGGTTCTACTGAAGTAATAACCTGCGGTCTGCGAAAAGAGTTGAAATGTACCTGGAATTTTACCATAATTCCCGAGATGCAGCTTTCCGAGGTTGATGTAACGATGTTTGATTCCTTGGCTATCCCAGGTGGTTTTGAAGAGGCAGGTTTTTACGTCGATGCTTTTAGCGAGGAATTTCTTTCTGTCATCCGGAAATTTGATCAGGAGGAAAAAATCATCGCATCTGTATGCGTTGGAGCTTTGCCGTTAGGCAAAAGCGGCGTATTGAAAGGTCGCAAAGGTACAACCTATCATTTAAATAATGGCTTGCGTCAACAGCAATTAGCTGCTTTCGGAGTACAAGTAATGAATCAACCTATCGTCGTTGATAGAAATATAATAACATCATCGTGTCCATCTACTGCCTTGGGGGTAGCCTTTACTTTACTTGAAATGCTAACATCCGCAGATAACTGCCGTAGTATCAAAAATCTAATGGGCTTTTACCCACCATACAGTAATACAAATTAGCATGAGTTAAATTGCGGATAAAAATAGGCATTAGTCAATATTTTGACCAATGCCTATAATGGCTTACCAGTTTTCAGAATGGAGCATTTCCAGTCTTTTAATTTACTATCTCATTTTTCTCTCCAAATATTCAGCAGTAAATTTTACAGCTTGATTTGTTAGTCCCTCACATAAATGAGGTGGATTATCTGCCTTAAAACCTTGTGGGCGCAATTGTTGGCATGATAAGCTGCCAAATTCTCCTTCAAATTCTTGTACAAAGCAATAACATACATTAATTATTTCTTCTGCTGGTACCCCTTTCTCTTTTCCCAAAATACCAATCAACATCAAAGAGCCTTCTACCAAGCCACACTGCGCACCAAAACCACCAGCACCATGCATACCGA
Proteins encoded in this window:
- a CDS encoding DJ-1/PfpI family protein, with the translated sequence MILLKTKKILLLLSNGFEAYEASVFTDVMGWNKLEGDGSTEVITCGLRKELKCTWNFTIIPEMQLSEVDVTMFDSLAIPGGFEEAGFYVDAFSEEFLSVIRKFDQEEKIIASVCVGALPLGKSGVLKGRKGTTYHLNNGLRQQQLAAFGVQVMNQPIVVDRNIITSSCPSTALGVAFTLLEMLTSADNCRSIKNLMGFYPPYSNTN
- a CDS encoding LysR family transcriptional regulator; amino-acid sequence: MELRQLKTFALIAKLGSFVQAADRLGYCLQYISAG
- a CDS encoding MmcQ/YjbR family DNA-binding protein, whose amino-acid sequence is MEEKKLTMNSKDLFLYCLTKPGSIEDYPFGPDIIVMKIASKIFALLSRRTGQDNLSLKCDPYYSEVLRQQYPSIIPGYHLNKRHWNTLLLDGSIPEREIRGLIDHSYELVYKSLPRSKRVKYQEDW
- a CDS encoding amidohydrolase family protein, whose protein sequence is MKIIDAHIHFCREPYFDQIAELAGHKNTGAHLKDQYAAHNIVHGVVMGNRGLELGEHEYPDYLSYCIGLDSTCFNVDEVVQQAYLVEKHLQRKNCVGIKLYPGYNHFYVYDSVVDPFYQLAMQYKKPVAIHTGLTASSNGLLKYSHPLTLDEVAVRYPQVQFVMCHIGNPWLVDAIAVIEKNENVAADLSGILEGRIDSMPDFFERKKGYINFIKVWLEYLDNYERLLYGTDWPLANISNYIEFVEHIIPAKHHDKVFFDNANRIYDLGL
- a CDS encoding C-GCAxxG-C-C family protein; the encoded protein is MKIEEYIKERVSDYYWRENVNCATTMLNTLAELHEIDLDRQVIHSAIGMHGAGGFGAQCGLVEGSLMLIGILGKEKGVPAEEIINVCYCFVQEFEGEFGSLSCQQLRPQGFKADNPPHLCEGLTNQAVKFTAEYLERKMR